One part of the Torulaspora delbrueckii CBS 1146 chromosome 8, complete genome genome encodes these proteins:
- the CKA1 gene encoding casein kinase 2 catalytic subunit CKA1 (similar to Saccharomyces cerevisiae CKA1 (YIL035C); ancestral locus Anc_7.209) gives MKCKKWSESRVYTNANQIRGQEYWDYENTTIEWSQNNKHYEIENKVGRGKYSEVFQGVHLATKDSIVIKMLKPVKKKKIKREIKILTNLSIETNPPTSKPFDKDAYYTNRKQEVLQFMRSYLYELPHNGHENIVQLLDVVRDPISRTPALVFENVNNVDFRVLYPKFTDYDMRFYMFELLKALDYCHSMGIMHRDVKPHNVMIDHKQKKLRLIDWGLAEFYHANMEYNVRVASRFFKGPELLVDYRMYDYSLDLWSFGTMLASMVFQKEPFFHGTSNTDQLVKIVRILGTADFEKYLLKYEITLPREFHDIDQYIRRPWRRFINDSNKHLCDNDEIIDLIDNLLRYDHQERLTAKEAMGHPWFEPIRKENSAT, from the coding sequence GGGATTATGAGAATACTACTATAGAATGGTCGCAAAACAATAAGCACTATGAGATTGAAAACAAAGTGGGAAGAGGGAAATATTCGGAAGTTTTTCAAGGTGTGCATTTAGCTACGAAAGATAGTATTGTCATTAAGATGCTGAAGCCcgtcaagaagaagaaaattaAGCGTGAGATTAAGATTTTGACCAATCTTTCCATTGAAACTAATCCTCCAACGTCCAAGCCTTTTGACAAAGATGCATACTATACTAATAGAAAGCAGGAGGTTTTGCAATTCATGAGATCGTACTTGTACGAGCTACCACACAATGGTCACGAAAATATCGTTCAACTGTTGGATGTTGTAAGAGACCCGATTTCAAGGACACCAGCCCTTGTCTTCGAAAATGTCAATAACGTTGATTTTCGTGTGTTGTACCCGAAATTCACCGACTATGATATGAGATTTTACATGTTTGAACTTTTAAAAGCCTTGGATTATTGTCATTCCATGGGTATCATGCATAGGGATGTCAAGCCACACAACGTCATGATCGACCATAAGCAAAAGAAGTTAAGGCTCATTGATTGGGGTCTAGCGGAATTCTACCACGCCAATATGGAATACAACGTTCGTGTCGCATccagatttttcaaaggaCCAGAGTTGCTAGTCGATTATAGAATGTACGACTATTCACTCGACTTATGGTCCTTCGGTACCATGCTTGCGTCTATGGTCTTCCAAAAAGAGCCTTTCTTTCATGGTACTAGTAACACTGATCAGTTGGTCAAAATTGTCAGAATTTTAGGTACTGcagattttgagaaatacCTGCTTAAGTATGAAATTACGCTACCTCGTGAGTTTCATgacattgatcaatacATTAGAAGACCATGGCGCAGGTTTATCAATGACTCTAACAAGCATCTATGtgataatgatgaaattatAGATTTGATCGACAACCTGCTGAGGTACGATCATCAGGAAAGACTTACTGCTAAAGAAGCTATGGGTCACCCATGGTTCGAACCCATTAGAAAAGAAAACAGCGCCACATGA